A genomic window from Daphnia carinata strain CSIRO-1 chromosome 9, CSIRO_AGI_Dcar_HiC_V3, whole genome shotgun sequence includes:
- the LOC130688395 gene encoding uncharacterized protein LOC130688395 isoform X1 → MLGNNTKRELETIVEQVRPGLFCVHFQWDGNKSVVENKNADLELDLTYPFLLENNDRNSSTNKVVISNPVVPSSGAETPAFVGSTLMGSLFYDGPREQETKLLPLPRPSTQQIIVESQTALENRRQPLVFSTIVTVPSSGAGTPAFVQGSGSTVYRKRKTILGINRGATSDTFTASPFPNGHNTQVILNKVNTPSGSSINISSQPATKEETMKYIAKLSIKKQQYVLKVSFITSTATSNVTMGSLTLKQIKTKPCPASEKARVDKVSGDSIRCDGKLENDNMQLPSAVWVHLSGIEKKHRQLNFLNSNQSWTSDAFDGSFARSACYNSGPTDWKPLAGLLWIEFETSNMAEKKALKQVTDLYIEQIYCDVQFAFRGEQQIGGHRNILATRSPVFAALFQNDLEEKTTGQVKIEDCELDVFKQFLHYIYSGRILTPLTDANAQSLFVVADKYDIQDLKEECITFLLTCVKMNNVVGLLVWSHLYSVEALKEVVLTFIDHNGKEICFLKDWEELAKNYPELSVLATRRMMDYALRREQK, encoded by the exons ATGCTTGGAAACAACACTAAAAG AGAGCTCGAGACAATTGTCGAACAAGTACGTCCGGGACTGTTTTGCGTTCATTTCCAATGGGATGGGAACAAGTCGGtggtcgaaaacaaaaatgcagaCTTGGAACTTGACTTGACTTACCCATTCTTATTAGAAAACAATGACAGGAATTCAAGCACTAATAAGGTGGTAATTTCAAATCCGGTCGTCCCTTCCTCAGGTGCTGAAACACCAGCCTTCG TAGGTAGTACACTCATGGGATCCCTGTTCTATGACGGACCTCGGGAGCAAGAAACCAAGCTTTTGCCTCTTCCCAGGCCATCAA CACAACAAATAATAGTCGAAAGCCAGACAGCTTTAGAAAACAGGCGTCAACCGTTAGTTTTTAGTACAATAGTGACCGTCCCTTCCTCAGGTGCTGGTACACCAGCCTTCG TGCAAGGTTCAGGAAGTACGGTGTATCGGAAGCGGAAAACTATTCTTGGCATTAATCGTGGA GCAACTTCAGATACATTTACCGCTAGCCCATTTCCAAATGGTCATAATACCCAAGTCATACTTAACAAAGTAAATACTCCATCGGGATCCTCAATCAATATCTCCAGCCAACCTGCCACCAAAGAGGAAACAATGAAGTACATCGCTAAGTTATCAATAAAAAAGCAGCAGTACGTTTTGAAGGTCTCATTCATCACGTCTACGGCCACGTCCAACGTCACCATGGGTTCATTAACCCtgaagcaaataaaaaccaaacCCTGCCCAGCCAGCGAAAAGGCAAGAGTGGACAAGGTAAGCGGCGATTCGATTCGCTGTGATGGCAAACTTGAGAATGATAACATGCAGTTACCGTCGGCTGTTTGGGTACACCTCAGtggaatcgaaaaaaagcACCGACAGCtcaattttttgaattcaaatcagTCCTGGACGTCGGATGCTTTTGACGGGAGCTTTGCCCGCTCAGCATGCTATAATTCCGGTCCTACTGATTGGAAACCACTGGCCGGATTGCTATGGATCGAGTTTGAAACTTCCAATATGGCAGAAAAGAAAGCTCTTAAACAAGTCACTGACTTGTACATCGAACAGATTTACTGCGACGTGCAATTCGCTTTTAGAGGAGAGCAGCAAATTGGGGGCCATCGAAATATACTAGCAACCAGAAGTCCTGTGTTTGCCGCACTGTTTCAAAACGACCTGGAAGAGAAAACCACTGGCCAAGTTAAGATTGAAGATTGTGAACTAGATGTTTTCAAGCAGTTCCTTCACTACATCTATTCGGGCAGGATTTTGACGCCGTTAACTGATGCAAATGCTCAGTCGTTGTTCGTGGTGGCCGACAAATACGACATCCAAGACCTGAAAGAGGAGTGTATCACTTTTCTGTTGACTTGCGTCAAGATGAACAATGTAGTCGGTCTATTGGTCTGGTCGCATCTTTACTCAGTCGAAGCATTAAAAGAAGTTGTGCTCACCTTCATAGACCATAATGgcaaagaaatttgttttttaaaagattggGAGGAGCTAGCCAAGAATTACCCAGAACTTTCGGTCTTGGCAACTCGACGTATGATGGATTATGCGCTCCGTCGGGAGCAAAAATAA
- the LOC130688405 gene encoding uncharacterized protein LOC130688405 — protein sequence MADSVRDFHCYANAFKLRGRRPSSYSITATWIEKKYNVIVEASRESVQKSSHEKARLFSIGEDELDNDATVTPPEEKRRDLPQSVWISYGGGQNQILSELAPGVWRTNDFQFNTSLGQRSLPYRVMTGRPWAGCGLTFRLWMDFQTTSRGERTALRHFSDAFTNQTYCDVQFELGSETIGAHVAVLSARSSVFSAMFQQDMQESNTRRVVISDIEPAVFKQLLHYMYAGKAPDLQMLADEMAQLLLLAADKYDVQDLKDECQSLMRSRLTVENAFDILLWAHYHSVTRLAEAALTFVAECDEETCAAQSDLEEMNKVCPELCNLIANKRTLINNPSLCLC from the exons ATGGCCGATAGTGTTCGTGATTTCCATTGTTACGCGAACGCGTTCAAGTTACGCGGCCGTCGGCCGAGCTCGTACAGCATCACGGCCACCTGGATCGAGAAAAAGTACAACGTTATTGTGGAAGCGTCACGCGAATCTGTTCAGAAATCGAGTCACGAAAAGGCTAGATTATTCAGCATCGGAGAAGATGAACTGGACAATGATGCCACAGTTACCCCAccagaagagaaaagaagagatttgccGCAATCCGTATGGATTAGTTACGGAG gcggGCAGAATCAAATTTTATCTGAATTGGCACCTGGTGTTTGGAGAACGAACGATTTCCAGTTCAACACTTCACTGGGCCAACGTTCGTTACCTTATCGTGTTATGACCGGTAGGCCATGGGCGGGATGCGGATTGACATTCCGTTTGTGGATGGACTTCCAGACGACCAGCCGAGGCGAAAGAACAGCATTGAGGCATTTCAGCGATGCATTCACCAATCAGACCTACTGCGATGTCCAGTTCGAGCTCGGATCAGAGACGATAGGAGCCCACGTCGCTGTCCTATCAGCTCGAAGTTCCGTCTTCTCCGCCATGTTCCAGCAAGACATGCAAGAGTCTAATACGCGACGCGTAGTCATTTCGGATATTGAACCGGCCGTTTTCAAACAATTGTTGCATTACATGTACGCAGGTAAAGCACCTGATCTGCAAATGTTGGCCGATGAAATGGCccagctgctgctgttggccgcTGACAAATACGACGTCCAGGATCTGAAAGATGAATGCCAATCGTTGATGCGATCGCGACTGACTGTTGAAAACGCATTCGATATTCTCTTGTGGGCTCATTATCATTCTGTAACTCGATTAGCCGAAGCTGCGTTGACATTCGTGGCCGAATGTGACGAAGAAACGTGTGCCGCTCAATCCGATCTGGAGGAAATGAACAAAGTGTGTCCAGAACTCTGTAATCTCATCGCCAATAAACGAACGTTGATTAACAACCCGTCCTTGTGCCTCTGTTAA
- the LOC130688395 gene encoding uncharacterized protein LOC130688395 isoform X2 — translation MLGNNTKRELETIVEQVRPGLFCVHFQWDGNKSVVENKNADLELDLTYPFLLENNDRNSSTNKVVISNPVVPSSGAETPAFGSTLMGSLFYDGPREQETKLLPLPRPSTQQIIVESQTALENRRQPLVFSTIVTVPSSGAGTPAFVQGSGSTVYRKRKTILGINRGATSDTFTASPFPNGHNTQVILNKVNTPSGSSINISSQPATKEETMKYIAKLSIKKQQYVLKVSFITSTATSNVTMGSLTLKQIKTKPCPASEKARVDKVSGDSIRCDGKLENDNMQLPSAVWVHLSGIEKKHRQLNFLNSNQSWTSDAFDGSFARSACYNSGPTDWKPLAGLLWIEFETSNMAEKKALKQVTDLYIEQIYCDVQFAFRGEQQIGGHRNILATRSPVFAALFQNDLEEKTTGQVKIEDCELDVFKQFLHYIYSGRILTPLTDANAQSLFVVADKYDIQDLKEECITFLLTCVKMNNVVGLLVWSHLYSVEALKEVVLTFIDHNGKEICFLKDWEELAKNYPELSVLATRRMMDYALRREQK, via the exons ATGCTTGGAAACAACACTAAAAG AGAGCTCGAGACAATTGTCGAACAAGTACGTCCGGGACTGTTTTGCGTTCATTTCCAATGGGATGGGAACAAGTCGGtggtcgaaaacaaaaatgcagaCTTGGAACTTGACTTGACTTACCCATTCTTATTAGAAAACAATGACAGGAATTCAAGCACTAATAAGGTGGTAATTTCAAATCCGGTCGTCCCTTCCTCAGGTGCTGAAACACCAGCCTTCG GTAGTACACTCATGGGATCCCTGTTCTATGACGGACCTCGGGAGCAAGAAACCAAGCTTTTGCCTCTTCCCAGGCCATCAA CACAACAAATAATAGTCGAAAGCCAGACAGCTTTAGAAAACAGGCGTCAACCGTTAGTTTTTAGTACAATAGTGACCGTCCCTTCCTCAGGTGCTGGTACACCAGCCTTCG TGCAAGGTTCAGGAAGTACGGTGTATCGGAAGCGGAAAACTATTCTTGGCATTAATCGTGGA GCAACTTCAGATACATTTACCGCTAGCCCATTTCCAAATGGTCATAATACCCAAGTCATACTTAACAAAGTAAATACTCCATCGGGATCCTCAATCAATATCTCCAGCCAACCTGCCACCAAAGAGGAAACAATGAAGTACATCGCTAAGTTATCAATAAAAAAGCAGCAGTACGTTTTGAAGGTCTCATTCATCACGTCTACGGCCACGTCCAACGTCACCATGGGTTCATTAACCCtgaagcaaataaaaaccaaacCCTGCCCAGCCAGCGAAAAGGCAAGAGTGGACAAGGTAAGCGGCGATTCGATTCGCTGTGATGGCAAACTTGAGAATGATAACATGCAGTTACCGTCGGCTGTTTGGGTACACCTCAGtggaatcgaaaaaaagcACCGACAGCtcaattttttgaattcaaatcagTCCTGGACGTCGGATGCTTTTGACGGGAGCTTTGCCCGCTCAGCATGCTATAATTCCGGTCCTACTGATTGGAAACCACTGGCCGGATTGCTATGGATCGAGTTTGAAACTTCCAATATGGCAGAAAAGAAAGCTCTTAAACAAGTCACTGACTTGTACATCGAACAGATTTACTGCGACGTGCAATTCGCTTTTAGAGGAGAGCAGCAAATTGGGGGCCATCGAAATATACTAGCAACCAGAAGTCCTGTGTTTGCCGCACTGTTTCAAAACGACCTGGAAGAGAAAACCACTGGCCAAGTTAAGATTGAAGATTGTGAACTAGATGTTTTCAAGCAGTTCCTTCACTACATCTATTCGGGCAGGATTTTGACGCCGTTAACTGATGCAAATGCTCAGTCGTTGTTCGTGGTGGCCGACAAATACGACATCCAAGACCTGAAAGAGGAGTGTATCACTTTTCTGTTGACTTGCGTCAAGATGAACAATGTAGTCGGTCTATTGGTCTGGTCGCATCTTTACTCAGTCGAAGCATTAAAAGAAGTTGTGCTCACCTTCATAGACCATAATGgcaaagaaatttgttttttaaaagattggGAGGAGCTAGCCAAGAATTACCCAGAACTTTCGGTCTTGGCAACTCGACGTATGATGGATTATGCGCTCCGTCGGGAGCAAAAATAA
- the LOC130688393 gene encoding uncharacterized protein LOC130688393 → MLGDSDENICESNFSFEEEKFTYLVIQKEKISSHKFGNSSSSPTMSANKTKRPVEISIERIRPELFCVHCQWDKPNDPVPADKNANLLANSFAGFSFKGPQQQQTQPSSFFGTTTAAVPALTPVFGFTTSVLSTSTSTSTSTSTLFGRAVPANKNTNSFGNSFAEVPYKLSQEPPAKPLSSFGTTTSIPTTFCFSSPESKATQQQQTSNLDAEAKAKSSKTSEFPSRFFNNTFGQPEAKNESVKYVAEFTINQQAYLLKASFTTSTCNIVGSLALKQVHTKSWLATDKAIVDNGSGDVDDLVEKDDIQLPSAVWANFSGIEKKYHNLTLSSLDHSWVSDDFDGSFARLTSFTVCPNTWKPLACSVWVQFGTSNMREKKALKQITDLYVEQTYCDVEFSLRGDHHIGGHRNILMARSPVFAVMFQNDLEEKTPGQVKIEDCEPDIFKQLLHYIYVGRTSTSLTDAMAQSLFAVADKYDIQDLKEECATFLLTCLRMDNVIGLLVWSHLHSVEELKEAVLTYMARNGKEICLLKDLEELAKNYPDLSVLAFRRMMSCTVH, encoded by the exons ATGCTCGGCGATTCTGACGAGAATATATGTGAgtcaaatttttcatttgaagaGGAAAAATTCACCTACCTAGTGATACAGAAGGAGAAAATCAGTTCGCACAAGTTTGGGAACAGTTCATCTTCACCTACCATGAGtgcaaacaaaacgaaaag GCCAGTTGAAATAAGCATTGAACGGATACGACCAGAGCTATTTTGTGTTCATTGCCAATGGGATAAACCAAACGATCCAGTTCCCGCAGACAAGAATGCAAACTTGTTAGCTAATTCGTTCGCGGGATTTTCGTTCAAGGGGCCTCAGCAGCAACAAACTCAGCCCTCGTCCTTTTTCGGGACAACAACTGCTGCGGTACCAGCACTCACGCCCGTTTTCGGTTTTACGACCAGCGTACTATCAACATCGACATCAACATCGACATCAACATCAACATTGTTTGGGAGAGCAGTTCCCGCAAACAAAAATACGAACTCGTTTGGTAATTCGTTTGCGGAAGTTCCGTACAAGTTGTCTCAGGAGCCACCAGCTAAACCTCTCTCTTCTTTCGGGACAACGACCAGCATACcaacaacattttgttttagttcTCCAGAAAGCAAGGCGACTCAACAACAGCAGACTTCCAATCTTGATGCAGAAGCCAAA GCGAAAAGCTCCAAGACGTCAGAGTTTCCATCAAGATTCTTCAACAATACCTTCGGCCAACCTGAAGCCAAAAATGAGTCGGTCAAATACGTTGCTGAATTCACAATAAACCAGCAGGCATACCTTTTAAAAGCATCGTTCACTACGTCTACGTGCAACATTGTGGGATCGTTAGCCTTGAAGCAAGTCCACACGAAATCCTGGCTGGCCACCGACAAGGCAATAGTCGATAATGGATCGGGCGACGTCGATGACCTTGTGGAAAAAGATGATATCCAGTTACCATCGGCTGTTTGGGCGAATTTCAGtggaatcgaaaagaaatATCACAATCTTACGTTATCGAGTTTGGATCATTCCTGGGTGTCGGATGATTTTGATGGGAGTTTCGCCCGTTTGACGAGCTTTACTGTCTGTCCCAACACTTGGAAACCGCTGGCCTGCTCAGTATGGGTCCAGTTCGGAACTTCTAATatgagagaaaagaaagctcTTAAGCAAATCACAGACTTGTATGTCGAACAGACCTACTGCGACGTGGAATTCTCCCTCAGAGGCGACCACCACATTGGGGGACACCGAAATATACTGATGGCCAGGAGTCCTGTGTTTGCCGTGATGTTTCAAAACGACCTGGAGGAGAAAACCCCTGGCCAAGTTAAGATTGAAGATTGTGAACcagacattttcaagcagcttcTTCATTACATCTACGTTGGCAGGACATCAACTTCGTTAACTGATGCAATGGCTCAATCGTTGTTCGCGGTGGCCGACAAATACGACATCCAAGACCTGAAAGAAGAGTGTGCCACTTTTCTGCTGACCTGTCTTAGGATGGACAATGTGATCGGGCTGTTGGTCTGGTCTCATCTTCACTCAGTTGAAGAGTTAAAAGAAGCTGTGCTCACCTACATGGCCCGTAATGGCAAAGAAATTTGTCTTTTAAAAGATTTGGAGGAACTAGCCAAGAACTATCCGGACCTCTCCGTCTTGGCATTTCGGCGTATGATGAGTTGTACAGTCCATTGA